One window from the genome of Cryptomeria japonica chromosome 6, Sugi_1.0, whole genome shotgun sequence encodes:
- the LOC131035113 gene encoding uncharacterized protein LOC131035113, with translation MYFQASQDLSSFPCCNALFFNFRQILAYGSAEESMTDDKEFFILTSSSRQILTYGSAEESMTDDKEFFILTSSSRVFGLSICELKSFRLKPCVILDEGLNIWICRKRVKHGQQI, from the exons ATGTATTTTCAAGCGAGTCAGGACCTTTCTTCTTTTCCTTGTTGTAATGCACTGTTCTTCAATTTCAG ACAGATTTTAGCATATGGGTCTGCGGAAGAGTCCATGACGGATGATAAAGAATTCTTCATATTAACCTCTTCTTCCAG ACAGATTTTAACATATGGGTCTGCAGAAGAGTCCATGACAGATGATAAAGAATTCTTCATATTAACCTCTTCTTCCAG AGTTTTTGGGTTGAGCATTTGTGAATTAAAAAGTTTTCGTCTAAAGCCTTGTGTAATCTTAGATGAAGGTTTGAACATATGGATCTGCAGAAAGAGAGTTAAACATGGACAACAAATATAG